A stretch of the Rhizomicrobium sp. genome encodes the following:
- a CDS encoding GIY-YIG nuclease family protein: MNDYKYKGIPLSPSIAAELALEFVSSSRNPVKRDDILKFVVQKHVSSAGTAANDAEATLKKALSSLVTDGRLVRPSVGWYRVGQSTLAGEELDNSALATLDEAVGGDGEQLPPRHKLGSGAESVYLYYQSSDERLARLEGRDHWPCKIGFTAGLVTTRILSQGALTSIAVAPIVGLVIATDDGRMLERAIHAALDQAGTRIDEGFGTEWFQTSPERVVSWYESYRKIVDGLKIAG, encoded by the coding sequence ATGAATGACTACAAATACAAGGGCATTCCTTTGTCGCCGAGCATCGCGGCCGAGCTGGCACTCGAATTCGTTAGCTCATCGAGAAATCCGGTAAAGCGCGATGACATATTGAAATTTGTCGTTCAAAAGCACGTTAGCTCGGCTGGCACGGCAGCCAACGACGCGGAGGCAACTTTAAAAAAGGCTCTAAGTTCGCTGGTGACAGACGGAAGGTTGGTCCGTCCGTCGGTCGGCTGGTACCGAGTTGGTCAAAGCACGTTAGCTGGTGAAGAACTCGACAATTCCGCATTGGCAACTCTCGATGAAGCTGTCGGCGGCGATGGGGAGCAGCTTCCGCCACGCCACAAACTCGGATCGGGAGCCGAGTCTGTCTATCTTTATTATCAATCTTCCGACGAACGACTGGCTCGTCTTGAAGGTCGGGACCATTGGCCATGTAAGATTGGGTTCACGGCCGGACTTGTGACCACCCGTATCCTTTCGCAAGGGGCCCTTACTAGCATCGCAGTCGCTCCGATAGTTGGCCTTGTAATAGCTACAGATGACGGACGAATGTTGGAGCGAGCGATTCACGCCGCCCTTGATCAAGCCGGCACGCGAATTGACGAGGGCTTCGGGACAGAGTGGTTTCAGACATCGCCGGAAAGAGTTGTTTCTTGGTATGAAAGCTATCGCAAGATCGTCGATGGATTAAAGATCGCAGGCTAG
- a CDS encoding P-II family nitrogen regulator, with protein sequence MKKIEAIIKPFKLDEVKEALQEVGVQGITVTEAKGFGRQKGHTELYRGAEYVVDFLPKVKIEIVVDEARVEASVDAIQKAARTGRIGDGKIFVLNVEEAIRIRTGETGADAI encoded by the coding sequence ATGAAAAAGATCGAAGCGATCATCAAGCCGTTCAAGCTGGATGAAGTGAAAGAGGCGCTGCAGGAAGTCGGCGTCCAGGGAATCACCGTCACCGAGGCCAAGGGCTTCGGGCGGCAGAAGGGCCATACCGAGCTCTATCGCGGCGCCGAATATGTCGTCGATTTCCTGCCGAAGGTGAAAATCGAGATCGTCGTGGACGAAGCGCGGGTCGAGGCGTCGGTCGACGCCATCCAGAAGGCTGCGCGCACGGGCCGCATCGGCGACGGCAAGATATTCGTCCTCAATGTCGAAGAAGCGATCCGCATCCGGACCGGCGAGACCGGCGCGGACGCGATCTGA
- a CDS encoding HAMP domain-containing sensor histidine kinase — protein MGFGQQLRVRRSADVRVLNAQLDLVASAMRTTRFTSPLWALALAWLGSDSFGYLGQRPFAEAILLPCVVSITMFLASNIVSFYQMTTAGQTDYEAVRPWFARMTVLQVVISTIWGLVPWLLWDPASQINHIFLAGATIAMLSTLIVSRATHMDMFIACLAPISAVAALRFAFGGSMLDYGTALVIPGFAAQLFFDGRRLARRVDEDARLRFQVEDLARELEETRDEALRKRFEAETANASKTAFLANMSHELRTPLNAILGFSEIIAQECFGPVGSARYKEYAGDIHSSGAHLLSLINDLLDVAKIEAGKMEIAPHPLDARRTFDIALKLIGAKARERQQTLGIEIDASCPPLYADERALKQILINLCSNAVKFTPEGGRIMVRAELARCGGFQISVQDNGPGIPREKLDKIFTPFSQVDNRYDRQAGGTGLGLALVRGLAELHGGRAWLESEPGKGCCAYVVLPASLPDLKTESEAAAA, from the coding sequence GTGGGATTTGGACAGCAGCTCAGGGTGAGGCGCAGCGCCGACGTGCGGGTGCTGAACGCGCAACTCGACCTCGTCGCCTCCGCGATGCGCACGACGCGGTTCACCTCGCCGCTCTGGGCCCTCGCGCTCGCCTGGCTCGGGTCGGACAGCTTCGGCTATCTCGGTCAGCGTCCGTTCGCCGAGGCGATCCTGCTGCCCTGCGTCGTGTCGATCACGATGTTCCTCGCCTCGAACATCGTCTCCTTCTACCAGATGACCACGGCGGGCCAGACCGACTACGAAGCGGTGCGCCCCTGGTTCGCGCGCATGACGGTGCTGCAGGTCGTGATCAGCACGATCTGGGGCCTGGTGCCCTGGCTGCTGTGGGATCCGGCCAGCCAGATCAACCATATCTTCCTCGCCGGCGCGACGATCGCGATGCTCTCGACCCTGATCGTCAGCCGCGCGACCCATATGGACATGTTCATCGCCTGCCTGGCGCCGATCTCGGCGGTGGCGGCGCTGCGCTTCGCGTTCGGTGGCTCGATGCTCGACTACGGCACCGCGCTCGTCATCCCGGGCTTCGCGGCGCAGCTCTTCTTCGACGGCCGCCGCCTGGCGCGCCGCGTCGACGAGGACGCCCGCCTGCGCTTCCAGGTCGAGGATCTGGCGCGCGAGTTGGAGGAGACCCGCGACGAAGCCCTGCGCAAGCGCTTCGAGGCGGAGACCGCGAACGCGTCGAAGACCGCGTTCCTCGCCAATATGAGCCACGAACTGCGCACGCCGTTGAATGCCATCCTCGGCTTCTCGGAGATCATCGCGCAGGAATGCTTCGGCCCCGTCGGCTCGGCGCGCTACAAGGAATATGCCGGCGACATCCATTCCTCGGGCGCCCATCTGCTCAGCCTGATCAACGACCTGCTCGACGTCGCCAAGATCGAGGCCGGCAAGATGGAGATCGCGCCGCATCCGCTGGACGCGCGCCGCACCTTCGACATCGCGCTCAAGCTGATCGGTGCCAAGGCGCGCGAGCGCCAGCAGACGCTGGGCATCGAGATCGACGCATCCTGCCCGCCGCTCTATGCCGACGAGCGCGCCTTGAAGCAGATCCTGATCAACCTGTGCTCCAACGCGGTGAAGTTCACGCCCGAGGGCGGCCGCATCATGGTCCGCGCCGAGCTCGCGCGCTGTGGCGGTTTCCAGATCAGCGTCCAGGACAACGGCCCGGGCATCCCGCGCGAGAAGCTCGACAAGATCTTCACGCCGTTCAGCCAGGTCGACAACCGCTACGACCGCCAGGCCGGCGGCACGGGCCTCGGCCTCGCGCTGGTGCGCGGCCTCGCCGAGTTGCATGGCGGCCGCGCCTGGCTGGAAAGCGAACCCGGCAAGGGCTGCTGCGCCTATGTCGTGCTCCCGGCAAGCCTGCCGGATCTCAAGACCGAGAGCGAAGCGGCGGCGGCGTAA
- a CDS encoding ATP-binding protein, with amino-acid sequence MRSFHLWTISEPPRVAEARLRLLVETLPSTIGLNPLWTIVLFLPLLRASGLFGRVPLWHFFLAFALHAALSAAATAIWLRNRHRLRNPAALRWQLVALQFGIGVVWGTVLCLFNVRGNTVSSIYLCMMFVSVVWSMVFTRAALLEVLFAGVVPITLIYGTRLVTGTGEVPLVFAQLLPLWTVYISLMGVSGAKRIDQSLREHFANVDLSAALRASNNEALRGRQEAEAANSAKTNFLANMSHELRTPLNAILGFSDIIAQQSLGPQAVARYSEYASDIHASGAHLLSLINDLLDVAKIEAGKMEIEPRPLDAAAAVADIERLIGPRARQRRQTIRCEIAPDLPLLVADDRAFRQIALNLLSNAVKFTPEDGRIDIALQRSGNGGLLLEVADNGPGIPEEKLERVFEPFSQIDNRYGRQSGGTGLGLALVKGLVDLHGGRVWIESAPERGTKVYVYFPLVTEFSAPAQVMAG; translated from the coding sequence ATGCGTAGCTTTCATCTGTGGACGATTTCGGAGCCGCCGCGCGTCGCCGAGGCGCGCCTGAGACTGCTCGTCGAGACCCTGCCGTCCACCATCGGCCTCAACCCGCTCTGGACGATCGTCTTGTTCCTTCCGCTGCTGCGCGCCAGCGGTTTGTTCGGGCGCGTGCCGCTCTGGCACTTCTTCCTCGCCTTCGCGCTGCATGCGGCGCTCTCGGCCGCGGCGACGGCGATCTGGCTGCGCAACCGCCACCGGCTGCGCAACCCCGCCGCACTGCGCTGGCAGCTCGTGGCGCTGCAATTCGGCATCGGCGTCGTCTGGGGAACCGTCCTTTGCCTTTTCAACGTGCGCGGCAACACCGTCAGCAGCATCTATCTGTGCATGATGTTCGTCTCGGTCGTGTGGTCGATGGTCTTCACCCGCGCCGCGCTGCTGGAGGTGCTGTTCGCCGGCGTCGTGCCGATCACGCTGATCTACGGCACGCGGCTGGTGACGGGAACCGGCGAGGTGCCCCTGGTCTTCGCCCAGCTGCTGCCGCTGTGGACGGTCTACATCTCGCTGATGGGCGTCAGCGGCGCCAAGCGCATCGACCAGTCGCTGCGCGAGCATTTCGCCAATGTCGATCTGTCCGCGGCGCTGCGGGCCAGCAACAACGAGGCGCTGCGCGGCCGCCAGGAGGCCGAGGCGGCCAATTCCGCCAAGACGAACTTCCTCGCCAATATGAGCCACGAGCTGCGCACCCCGCTCAACGCCATCCTCGGCTTCTCCGACATCATCGCCCAGCAATCGCTGGGGCCGCAGGCCGTGGCGCGCTACAGCGAATACGCCTCCGACATCCACGCCTCGGGCGCGCATCTGCTGAGCCTCATCAACGACCTGCTCGACGTCGCCAAGATCGAGGCCGGCAAGATGGAGATCGAGCCGCGGCCGCTCGACGCCGCCGCGGCGGTCGCCGACATCGAAAGGCTGATCGGGCCCCGCGCCCGCCAGCGGCGCCAGACGATCCGTTGCGAGATCGCGCCGGATCTGCCGCTGCTCGTCGCCGACGACCGCGCCTTCCGGCAGATCGCGCTCAATCTGCTCTCCAACGCGGTGAAGTTCACGCCCGAGGACGGCCGCATCGACATCGCGCTGCAACGCAGCGGCAATGGCGGGTTGCTGCTCGAGGTCGCGGACAACGGCCCGGGCATTCCCGAGGAGAAGCTCGAACGCGTCTTCGAGCCGTTCTCGCAGATCGACAACCGCTATGGCCGCCAGTCCGGCGGCACCGGCCTGGGTCTCGCGCTGGTGAAGGGCCTTGTCGACCTGCATGGCGGCCGGGTCTGGATCGAAAGTGCGCCCGAACGCGGCACCAAAGTCTATGTTTACTTCCCGTTAGTGACCGAATTCTCCGCGCCGGCCCAAGTAATGGCCGGCTAA
- the glnA gene encoding type I glutamate--ammonia ligase, whose amino-acid sequence MAHSPATPASILALIKSKEVKFVDVRFTDPRGKWQHVTFDLSMVDEDFLTQGTMFDGSSIAGWKAINESDMTLVPDLDTAVIDPFFAQTTLVLICDVVEPTTGQRYGRCPRSIAKAAESYVNSSGVGDTTYFGPEAEFFIFDDVRFEVGMNKGYYYLDAMEGAYNTGTEYEQGNLGHRPGVKGGYFPVPPVDSAQDMRGEMLAIMGDMGIQPEKHHHEVATAQHELGFKFNTLTKCGDYMQIYKYVIHQVAAAYGKSATFMPKPIYGDNGSGMHVHQSIWKAGKPLFAGSGYADLSDTCLYYIGGIIKHAKAINAFTNPLTNSYKRLIPGFEAPVLLAYSSRNRSASCRIPFSNSPNGKRVEVRFPDPGANPYLAYASMLMAGLDGIENKIHPGDPMDKDLYALPPEELKQVPTVCGSLREALENLDKDRAFLKKGGVFSDDFIDAYIELKMGDVYAFEHTPHPVEFKMYYSV is encoded by the coding sequence ATGGCACATAGTCCTGCTACTCCGGCCAGCATCCTGGCGCTGATCAAGTCCAAGGAAGTCAAGTTCGTCGACGTGCGGTTCACCGATCCGCGCGGCAAGTGGCAGCACGTGACCTTCGACCTGTCGATGGTCGACGAGGATTTCCTCACGCAAGGCACGATGTTCGACGGCTCCTCCATCGCGGGCTGGAAGGCGATCAACGAGTCGGACATGACGCTGGTGCCCGACCTCGACACCGCCGTCATCGATCCGTTCTTCGCCCAGACCACGCTGGTGCTGATCTGCGACGTGGTCGAGCCGACCACCGGCCAGCGCTATGGCCGCTGCCCGCGCTCGATCGCCAAGGCGGCGGAGAGCTATGTCAATTCGTCGGGCGTCGGCGACACGACCTATTTCGGCCCCGAGGCGGAGTTCTTCATCTTCGACGACGTGCGCTTCGAAGTGGGCATGAACAAGGGCTACTACTATCTCGACGCGATGGAAGGCGCCTACAACACCGGCACGGAATACGAGCAGGGCAACCTCGGCCACCGTCCGGGCGTCAAGGGCGGCTATTTCCCGGTTCCGCCGGTCGACAGCGCGCAGGACATGCGCGGCGAGATGCTCGCCATCATGGGCGACATGGGCATCCAGCCGGAGAAGCACCATCACGAAGTCGCCACCGCGCAGCATGAGCTCGGCTTCAAGTTCAACACGCTGACCAAGTGCGGCGACTACATGCAGATCTACAAATACGTGATCCACCAGGTCGCCGCCGCCTATGGCAAGTCGGCGACCTTCATGCCCAAGCCGATCTACGGCGACAACGGTTCGGGCATGCATGTGCACCAGTCGATCTGGAAGGCCGGCAAGCCGCTGTTCGCCGGCTCGGGCTATGCCGACCTGTCGGACACCTGCCTCTACTACATCGGCGGCATCATCAAGCATGCGAAGGCCATCAACGCCTTCACCAACCCGCTGACCAACTCCTACAAGCGCCTGATCCCGGGCTTCGAAGCGCCGGTGCTGCTCGCCTATTCGTCGCGCAACCGCTCGGCGTCATGCCGCATCCCGTTCTCGAACTCGCCGAACGGCAAGCGCGTCGAGGTCCGCTTCCCCGATCCGGGCGCGAACCCCTATCTCGCCTACGCCTCCATGCTGATGGCCGGCCTCGACGGCATCGAGAACAAGATCCATCCGGGCGACCCGATGGACAAGGACCTCTATGCCCTGCCCCCCGAAGAGCTGAAGCAGGTGCCGACGGTGTGCGGCAGCCTTCGCGAGGCGCTCGAGAATCTCGACAAGGACCGCGCCTTCCTCAAGAAGGGCGGCGTGTTCAGCGACGACTTCATCGACGCCTATATCGAGCTGAAGATGGGCGACGTGTACGCCTTCGAGCACACGCCGCACCCGGTCGAGTTCAAGATGTACTACTCGGTCTGA